A region of the Amphiprion ocellaris isolate individual 3 ecotype Okinawa chromosome 22, ASM2253959v1, whole genome shotgun sequence genome:
AGCTCTCTTATAGGAACATAACGAGCATAATTGACCcaaaaggaggggaaaaaacacaaaaagataacaGTAAGGTCCTATGCATGTAAATGATGCTACAGTGCAGATAAGAAAAGGttagacaaagaaaatattacataaaacaaGACCAACAGTCTACTTCTAAAAGATTTGGATTTCAGAGGTGGAACATCATTTGTGCCTTGGGACAGTTCAGAGATCAGAACAGACAGCactggaatatatatatatatatatatatatatatatatatatatatatatatatatatatatatatatatatatatatatatatatgaaatggCATCCAGTGACAGGTTAGGAAGTCAGAAATATAAACAATGTGCTATTGAATgagaaaaaacataattaaacaaatcaagtaaaatacatttacattaaacatgaaagataacattttctgagaccggtaGCGCAACTCTGACATGTAGATTGAAAGTGATTGTAATACTCGAAAGTTTCCTTAAAATTAAACTATTCCAAGATCACAGACGTGCTATAGGTAAATACACCTAATTAAGTGGTTTAGTTTAACTGCTTCAAGAACTGATTCGAAGATCAAGCgtgcatctttttaaaaatcccaccATGGACTGCTAAATGTATTCTGAGAGGCTAACAGAAGACAATACAATGGGAATGGCACCACAAACAGAACAACTGACCATAACcagcaacagaaaaaagaagaacagaTGGATGGAGGTGGTAGGTAGGGGTGGTGTAGTCTAAGCCTTAGGTGGTCCATCTTACTGGTGTTCATATGCGTGTTACTAACCTCCTCATTCAGGTTGCTGACCAGGAGGACCCCGCTGGATCCCGCCTGTCCAGCAAGGGCCACCctccctgcagcagcagctgctgctgctgctgcactcagAGGGTTAAGGGCTCCTGACAGAAAGCAGACAAACAATTATGGAATGAAGAGTAGCACCTCCGCTAACTCACAGCATTACAACGCAGTATGCAAATGACTGACATTCTTTGTTTAGGACTGAAATTCACTGAAAACACACCATTCACTATTTTAATGGAACACAAGGGATAGGCACCAAGAACAAGTATTAAACGAGCCACGGGGCAAACGTTCATCACaggcaaatgaaaaaaaaacgcaCAGTTTGATTGCTGAGCTTGTAGTCCATCCCTCGCTAACATACAGTAGGCTAATGATGACAAGTATACACTGCCCATCCATTTGCTTAACTGTGGCTGTGTTCATAAATTCAGTCTGCAAACCAGAGCATCATTTGATCTCTCGCTCAGAATTTCAGTTTCACGTTAAGAGCAAACAGAACAGCAGGGTCTCATTGATTTGCACGAGGCAGACAAACTCTGTGTGCCTTTATTTTCACCCTTTCTTGAGCTGAATGTTGGTGTTGCACTGTTAGAAGTACTTCAATggttttttttcactaaaactatTAATATTCCACATGAAAATACTGTCAaagaaaaagtcctgcattaCTTTTACACTTGAAATTGAAGGGTCAAAGAGGTTGTATCAGCACAATGTgctgacatttatttaatatctgTTCAAGGTGgatttgtttgtctctttgtgtagtcctatgatagactggtgacctgtccagcgTCCCCccaccttcaccctaagtcagctaggATAGAGTCCAACCCAACACCCCCGCCCCCTGAAATTTATATTAGTGATTGTTTCAAGCAATGCTCTTACAGAGTGCTACTCACAACTGTTATTTAGAGTATGCATGACAAGAAAAAGCAATCttaattttgttcattatttgtCAGGGTTTTttctctattaaaaaaaataaagaaataaaacataccATTAAGAGTACTATTAAAGTACCATATTGATAAGCAGCATTGGTAAGTGTTGTTAACATCTTCCCCGCCAATAAACAAAATTCACAACTTGAAATGGCAAGATTGGATCAAGAAATATCTAAAGACAGATTGTTAAAGGCATAATGGACAAGCGAAATGAAATTAACTCAAGACAGAGCACATGAACAGACCTATGGCTGGATCACTGATGGCCAATGGACACCATTTTAAGACACCAGCAAAGTGAGAGGGGGTAACGCTATGGGTTGCTATCATTCATAACAACTACTTCACTTTAACATGAGACTGAAAATCAACTTCCAAACCTACTTGCGTATTGGGAGGTATTTTCTTCTGTCTTGtcggttaatatattttttaacagttaaattATTATCTGCAAGTACCTAATTAGTCATTAACATTTCTTAGCCTAATAATTGTGCACACTGGTATATTCCCCTGAGAAAGACAAAACTTTTCTCTGTCAAACACTCAGGTTTGGAGTTCAATAACATTTTGACTAAGAGTATTGTATTTTCTTGACAATAGAAAAAATCCAGAGGAATACAATTTATGAAATAATTGTGTGTGCAATCAACAGCATTAAGCCAGGGtaacaacagcaacatcaaTATTATAGAAGGAATAATAAAAGTGTGATCTACCTGGGATCTTACCGAGGAGCGAGTTCGAGTCTTTGCTAAAGGCAGCAGCCACTGTGGGGTCGAGACTGGGTTGGCCGTCACCAGCCGGCAGTTCAGGTCGAGTGTAATCACGACTTTTATCGTTGTTGTACTTGACATTTAGGTTGACCAGCTTGGAAAAGTCAATGCGCAATGTGCAACATGAATTGTAGATGTTCTGCCCATCTAGGGCCTGgcagacagaggaaaaaaaacttcacgTTATATTTGGTACTGCAAAGCACAAATGACTAACTGCACATCCAGAGATTAGTAATAAAAGTATGACTAGTAAAAGCTTTAATAAAGACTAGTAGGCACCTCTTACCAGTTTGGCCTGCTGTGCATTGACAGGATCACTGAATTGCAGTAGGGCCTGGAACTGATTGTTCTTGGTGAATGTGATTATCTTCATGACTGTGCCAAACTTGGAGAAAATCTGCAAACACAACGAtgaaaacttaaaaagtttgctTATGAGTGCTCAATATTCTCACTACAACTGCTACACACCTGTTGCAGTACATCCAGTGTAACAGGGTAAAACATGTTGTCAATGATGATCCGTAGTACAGGACTGGAGGCTGCAGCAAGAATCTCCTGCACATCTGAACTTGGCGACTGGACTGCTGACACTGCCTGCAGCACTGCCTGGGTCCGCTACAGCCAAACACAAGGTGTCAATTGCTATTCTCAATAACAAGCACAGCAGACAAGAAGATCCCATTCACAAACCATTACTGCGAAGATGGCAGGCCATGCACTGACATCTATGCCCCAAATACTGTCAAATATTTACTGTAGGTCTtcttcagactgtctgaagtTACTTTCACAATTCAAAGTGTTAAGAGGACCACTATTAATTCCCAACCAAGTACCAACAAGGTCCATGAGAACAGGCCATTTTTAAGCTTTTCTACAAGTGCaagtgtacaggtgtgtagtagtcacttaaaatgaaaaacatgcatttcgTGATGCCAGCATTTTCTCAACCCAGCAGTCTGTTAGTCAGTTTTACTAACCTGATTACTAGCATcagttttgagttctttgtGGTTGGAGTACTGAATGAAGACAGGGACATTGCGGATATGAGGGGTAACTGTTGTGTAGTAATTAACCATAGTGATGGCTGCCTCCTCTGTCCCCATCTCCAAGAATGCCTGAAGTAGAGAAAACAAAACTCACATACATTCACCGACACTGTTACCACAATTACATGTCATTCTTTcattaaaatgtattcatttggtAAGTAATTTAAGAAAATCCTCCCTGGGGTGAGGTCACAATAGTAAAGTGTTCACCAGAGTCCTCCTACTCACCATCATACTAGAGTGAACTGCAATTAACCACTGATGTGACAACATCATCGGACCAACACAGATTAAGTTGTGTCAACATTAAAATGAGCCAGTTGCAGTTCAATCACAACTAGCTAACACTGGTGCAGTGAGAGGCAGTTGTAGTGGACAAGAATCAAGGGAACAAAAGCCAAGTACAGCCCTCCTAAGCAGATACACGATAAGCTTTTGGATAGAGCTGCACACATATTTCAGATGTACTTGTTGATAACAAGGCTGAATGTGTCCAAAGGGCTAGTGTGGTACAGCAAGATGTCAACTAACAATGGGTTCCTGACAGTTCAAGACACAAATATTTGACTATTGTCTTGGGCAGGGCTCCAGATTGCGACTAAATGGTTGCATTTTGCAACTAAAATTTGAGACAGTGCAAGTAAATTTTTCATTTACTCGCACATGTGCAACCAGTAAATTTgacgatttttaaaaaattattattgaatattttttgttgctgacaAACTTCTGCTCCACACTTCAGCCCAGTACTTGACAGTAATGAGCAAATGAGCTGATTTGCCAACCtatagacatatacatgaatATGTGTATGTGCCAACCGACATTAActccaaaagaagaagaaaggagatgaacaccaaagaagaagaaggcggGCCAATGTGTGTGAGAACGGGGGGCGAATGATGGTggagctcctgatgtttcacaaaacctttatttatgttcagctgtcagccttattttgaacacaaattcacctttctgtccatcactcctttcttcaggaaacacagtCAGAgtttgtctccattccagctaggAGCTTCtgagtttagacacatcctttgctagacagcaacagcatggaaccgttttctttcatctctatgtgaattttcagactttttggcAGCGTCTTTGTCATGTCAAGACACCGCTTCTtaaataaacacttcctgtgctgctggaatggtgacaaaataaaagcctgtactattaaaaatacgccttcaaaataaaagcctggagggaacggttatattaacactagcaaaacaaaggcttgccaaaagtgatgaactgatcaacagacctttataagagtaatttacacgcaattcggtatccatacataacgtacacatgcataacacatgcttgtgctcagaACAcggttattttttattaaagacttCATCCGTCAGAAACGATGCGTCCACTGAGcggccttggtggagtactgagctctctgagtgttaTGTTGTGTCaactgctgcacaataaaatgtgaattgaaAACATTATAGTTCCTGCATTTATTGTTCAAGTATTTATCGgtaatacaatgaaaatgagaggaaatgtgaatatttactttGCAAGTCGATTTTGGTGTGCGCCCCTAGATTTGCTGTTTGCGCTCCTAAAAGTTTAAGTTAGGGGCTACTGTGCTCCTTGgaaaaaaagttagtctggagtccTGTTGGGGgtaaaaagtatttttgtcCAGGACTGACCTCTACTGTATAAATTAATCTGTTGTCAAACTGATGCTGAATAATGGTTTTGTACAGAAACCGACAAATATAACTTGTCTGTTTATTTCATCCACTCACCTGGTTCTTCCCCTTTAATGTGAGGATATTGGTGACTTTGCCAAAAGGCAGGCCAAGGGCAATGACTTCAGCCTCTGAAGCCTCGTTGGGCAGCTTTCTAATGTGGATCACACGAGATGGTGGGGCCTCCTCCACCCTGAGCTTCTTACTATCACTGCCATTGGAAGCCCCGTCTAAAATTTTAGCATAAGCACTGATTAACTGAACTGTGCAACACAATGATAACTGACCAGTCTAAAGGCTAATGATATTacataatttttaaactgtcaaCAAATCTCCAGAGTTAGAAAGGATGAAAGCTAATGATGAGTTTGCAGTCCACCTCTCAGTCTTTCTAACTTTAATAGATAAGGTAAGAGTTGTTCTATATTGTGCACAAAAGCAACGTGTTAGCCCATCTTTCAATATTTTCTGACTTTATTCTCTCAGTGGTGCTGGCTCCTACTAAAGTGATCATTcttttaaactttacattttttgtacttaaaaaaaaaaagaaaaaagactcaGTTGGACATCTCTGCTATGCATGTGCACCACTTACACACTGCTTACATGTCTGGTGTAGTCACTGTCATTAATTATAGTGGAAAAGTAATGATATAGCACTCATTTGCTAAACTGCCCGCATACATTACATGCGCAGTGTAGCTGCGGGATTCTGATTACTAAGAGAAAACATGTTTCGTGGCATGTTTGGATAGTTATTTTCCCCATGTGATTGCAGAATGGCAGATGCTGACTGCTCAACTGGTTTGGAATAACCATACAGCTTACATGTATGGTGACAATTCTACAAAACATGAAACCCTAATACCCCTGGTTCAGAGAGAGTGAGCAATTTTATTCTTAATTCAAAAATGTGactgagaaaacacaacagataGCTCATTACAGTTTAAACAACTGGAACAGAATATCATGCAATATACCTTGACCTTGGTTTTGTAGCACAACGACTGACCTCCTAAGCTTTAATGTTGGAAGCTATCTTGTTAGAATGCCTTTTTTATAAAGCTGAAATGTGCTGCCTGgacaaattttcattttaatctacCGTGCATCTCTGCAAGACTGGTTATTTAGAATTGATCGCTACTTAACATAAATGCAACTTGACTTTGCTAGACAGCTCTCTGGAGTGACATTAACTTTGAGGAGGAATTGTGTAGCAATGGAAGACTGCAATTATAATTAAAGAGACAATCTCTCAAACTCTAATGTATTGCATTTAACATTGCTCCTATTATGTTTGGCAATGTGAACGGCTGCTTCAGTCATCTTGAATGCCAGCTGCAGTTTTCTTTGAGATGCTCCCAATACCATCTAAACGACGAGGAGGCATGAAAATGCAGTGATATCCACTATGTCTGTTCCAGTCACATGTTGTGATGTGTGGGTGCCCACCTACTAAGTAGCGTGATGTTATTCAGACTCTAAATGGCTCCCATGAGAGAACAGATCAACTCACACAGCCTGTTTCACTTTTCAAACACCTATTAATCCTTTGATTTCTTTTAACGCCGTCTCCCACTATTTATCAATTAGCTTCATGCAAATTCCATCAATCCCCTCCCTATTCAGAGGTGGTTGGAACGAACTCACCACTGATACTGCTCATGCCAGAGTTGGGACTGTTGTACATACTCAGCTCTTCTGATCCTCTCTgtggaaataacagaaaaagataCACAGTCAGGCACATTTGTGACGAAGAGAGTAAGGAAAACTATTTCCATTTTCCAGACAGGCCCTTAAagacaacaataaaactgagGTCTCTAAAGGCAGTTTAAAGGAACAAAAAGAGGGTAGAAGAGTAGGTagaaacagacataaaacagcagAAGAGTGGTCTGGCTCCTTCTTTGTTGGTGTGGGCTTATCTTGCTGAATTTAAGACGTCAAGATGTGTCATTGTACTCTGAGCTATACTAGGTCCCAGAAGGTTTGCTGGAGCTGCCAGGCGCCATGTGGTCTTAAACCTGACTGATGGGATGACGAGGAACGTGGCTAGGGACCCATTACACACACAACTTTATAATAGCTTCATACACCCCCTCCTTGTTTCTGTCTGACTGAATTTGAACCAATTGTTCTTCTGTCACTAACATTCTTTATGGTTACGATAAACAAGATGTTGCAGGTCCTGCTACagcaacatgacacaaataAATTGAAAGGGTAATAAAGTTGTCTGACTTAGGCCAAAATGTGAGAGCACAGTGCACAAGATACAAGAATCCAGGAAATGATTTCTCATCCAACAGCAGGCAACCCTCTTTACTTTGTCTTTGACACTGAAATACTGATGAAATAAACAGGGTGGCAAAGACCCACAATACCAGAGGAATCAGTATTTTATGACTGTTCCCTTTCCCTTCGAGAGAGGACTTTATAACTTGGTTTTGTGCAGACTGAAATGCAGCTGGCACTCAAATCAGGTTAGGTTGCCAGAGCAATAGTTTgcttaaaaaaggaaaaagctcTGTTTGGTCATCAGCAGAGACACAAGTCCTAACCGTTTCATTAAAGCTATTCTAATGCTCTAAAAGCCCTAACAAAAATTTTTGAGGAAATGAGGATGTATGGGCattagtatgaaggtaaaacattGACAATCAAATggtaaattaaatgttttatgcaTGGTATAATCTTTAAGGTATATCTCTTTATTGCTATTTCATGGTTGTATTCTGTGTTACAAAAGGTACAAAATACATTAGAGACCTAAGGTTAAACCTCTGATTTTTGTCCAGTAGAATCGCCTGTAAATCCAAGCATGTGTGAATAAAttcacaaaattaccaaaagatATAAGTCAGATGAAAGAAAGAGGGTCTTTCTTAACTCAGATACATACTCCTCTTTGATAATAGGACCACAGTTTAATGTGTCAGACTTAAAGCTGAATAAACACCCTCATCACACTTGTGCTTAATATCATGATGGCAATCTTCGAATCTTACTTGGCTGGACCTGGTAAAATTGCCATATTACTTTCAACATGGAACAAGTGTGAACATGTTAGCAGTCACACTGCCAGATAGGCACATACATGATTGTAGCATGCTGATGAAAGATGTTTTAGGTGTTGTTTGTCCTCCAATCACAACAGCGTAACAAGTGGCAGTTGAGTTTAAAACTAATCCAACACATCACTCAGAAGCTGCAGCAACagttacaaaaacattcagaatttAGTCTGACACCAAGATCAGAGGCCTGCTCTCCCTTTACCACAAGAACAGCATTATCAAGTACCAAAACAGGACTAAATAATGTCTTTCATTAAACAGAAATTCCAGTCATGTCTTGTCATGTATGTTAGATGCCAAATATCGACTTCAGGGGCCTAACTGGTCAATAAACAGACAATTCATTTGCAACATTTAcaatatttgattattttttttaattagttacAATGAATGTCGAATATgcagtatatatgtatatgtatatatatgtatatctatttataaaaactaaacaagccaCTTGAAGACATCACTTTAGGCTCCAGGAGTGTGTCacagggatgttttttttcactatttctggcttcaaatacagtaaaagatgaattgaataaaaataaaataaaattatttctatttactgcacaagcaaaagaaaatgatacttaaaatacatttaaaaatattgccTCCAAAGTTAGTTAAGAAAGAAAAGATCAATTGCTCAGAAATAACTCAAAGAAGTAAGTCCATTCAAAATCTGGAAATTTAATTTTGCAGcatcagatagatagatagatagatactttattaatcctgagggaaatttaaGATTCAGTTTATCTCACCTCAGGCTGTTTGCTTTGTTCAGAGAAGTACACAGGCAACAACAGTGTGCATTCACAATGCAACCAAATAGATTATAGTGTTGTGAGCATGCTTATATGAATTGTGTGACGAACACAACCAAAAACAGAGAACTCACCTTCACTCCAACTGCTACATCACTTATGCTGAAAGAGAAGTCATATTCATGTGGTTAATATAACATCATTTAAAATTGTACACCACTCCAAAATTAAAGAATCCttttatggaaaaataaaattctatcttatcttatttgatctgattgattgatttcatCTTACAAAAGTAAGCAACACACTATACACTGGGATATGCAATCATGTAATGTGGATCATCCTTTCTTAAAAGAAGACAGTAACAGTGTTAGAAAataataacttgtaaaatacGTAAGCCTGAGTTGTTCAAATGTGTCACACATTTATGTCCACCTACAAGTTTTGTGACATTCTTAATTTCTCAGAGAACAAAAGCTGTTTAACTGTATAATGTGGACTGACTGAACTCCTGCCATTTTCACTTGCATATTCCAAACAGTAACACTAACACCACTCGTACATGCAGGTCACTATTTTGTTATGTATATGTAAATAGGTAGGCCTGCACAACTTCTCTTCTTACCACATCATCATAATTTGGCTTCATGGTGTTGCATCTATCCTTTTTTCATGGCTCTCATCTGTGATTCATCACATCTGTAAGTAATGTGTAGGTCATTCTACATTTAACTCGAATGAAGAGCCAACCTACAGTTTTTGAATGGCACACCCTACACTTCATGAAATATTCACTGGTATAAAATTTATACCCAGCTCAGCGCATCACTTTAAGTTCAAGTAGTAAGCATTTAACAAACTGTAGTATTCTACCTTGATTttactttgtgtattttttcagcaGTGTTGGCACATATTGATTTACAATCACATGTTACGCTTATTGGAAAATGTAGCTTCTAGTTGATAGACTGGATCTACTCGCTCAGCTAAAGCTAGTTAGCTACTACACAAAGGATCGATGCTGTTGTATATTAGTTAGCGTGACGGTTTGCTAAACTTCACTAGCCGCTTAGATGCCACTGGCTGTAAAATGCAATTGTGTATATTATGGAACTGCAAAAGTGCTTCTCCTTAGGACATCTCCGTATAGTTTATTCAATCTAAAATAAGTTTTGACGCACTTACTGATATAAAGAGAGAGCGTGAGCTAAGTTACAGTAGCATGCTAACGTGAGGCACTTCCTGAATGGAAAAGCGAGCGCGTGGCTATGGAAACCCGTTAACACAAGGAATCGACTGCTCCTCGGCTTCACCAGAAAATGACGCATTTACATATACCGTGTCCTGTGCTGCCTCAACATGTGTGAGACGAGATTTAGCAGATAAAATCGTTGATAAAATATTACCCGTCCATTTCTGTTGTGATTTCTCAGCACCTCCGCTTTCGTTCCTGTTTTCTCTCCAGTTTATACGGACcctgcacacgcacacacaggaaACTAAAATGGAGGCAATGTGAAGTTGCAAGACGACGCGATGGCGGAAGTTGCCGAAAACTTCCGAAGCTGGTCGGCATGCATTCTcgttaaaatgaccaaaatacatTTGTAGTTCAttgaataaatatttgtttgagGTAACCAGGGACACctgtgatgtttgtttgttagttagttagttagttagttagttagttagttagttagttagttagttagttagtcaGTCAGTTAGTTTAATTTCCTTcattcacaaaagaaaaaaatactcttcaatacaatacaaaaagtTTTGAATGAAAGGGAGtagaaagaagaataaacttATGTAATCTGCCCTTTTATATCAAACTGTCAGTTTacaatgaacattaaaaataaacaaaatgactataaagtctGAGAGGCCTGCACAGCCACTCTCACTCATATCAGAGTTTTCTCTCTAACAAACACTATGACACACttaatttctgtgtattttaataatatgctgGTTTGAATTACGCTTTTGTAGTAACcaaattgcattgttttgttttatcatgctgatggaaagcactttggtcttcttttatgttgttgtaaagtgctctataaataaatttttattgattgattgagttCTTGTGTGTGATTTTGATTCTTTTGATTCCTTCTCTTGATTGATCCATAAGTTGACCCCTTttacagaaatgcaacattccATTAACTTTGTCCGAAATCTCCTTTTTGTGAAGATCTCTGTTGCTTTCAAGTTCTatttactttctctttttgcaaaTCTGTTCTTGATATTGACTGGTAGAGTTTCTTTATGAGCTTTATACATAATTTTCTGACTATAATCTACtacaggggtgggcaattaattttcatgtggggccacatgagaaactttgacggttgttaagggccggaccagtacacttaaaagctctgctcaatatatatctcaataaaaacagtaaatgaaacaatacaatggtacaatgaaaatgtggaacacagaacacaactatttaatgaaagattttgatttttcattcaaactatgattgctgcctattgagttgtagatatttactgtcataaagacgtacttaaaatgtgaaactgtttttccaagtgctttaattacttttcagcagtcactgtttttacaaacaaagtaagccatcactcagaatttattctacaacaatatgaccatcagctggcagagatttgaaacttgccttatcacgtcagtttttgttcatcatgaacgctatgaggtAACTGCTACAGCTTATCTGGActaacagctgctggatgtacAATAACATTGCAAACATCTTGTACCATTATAGTGTCAGTTTTTCTTaatctacattaagatgactgtgaagcataaagaaagacaacagctacccactacacttacagcaatgttcaatatatctcaatataaacagtaaattacacaacacaatgatgtacaatgtccaactcttgaatctctgctctcagatcccaaactcgtttaagcatcttgtccaggctgatccatctgacagctgtctggtaaccaaggtgaccatgttcactatcatctcctccaaaaagacaacaaactgtctgtaattcaatgctcttgccctgatgaagttaactactttagctacaacatcagtcacgtggttgatttttagcactgacttacacagcacctcctgatgtataatacaatgcaaaaatatcagtttctgttctgggtttatttcagtcactttatcttgcatccgtttcaaaagtccaacatttttccctgtcaaatttggacagccatcagttgtaacaccaaccaaattctcccattttagtcccagcttgttcatgcgtgtatttacctcagtgaacaaatcactcaccgtcgtggttcctttcattggctgcacagctgccagctcctccgtcatctcaaaggtttttgttagtccacgtacaaagatgagtaactgggctgtgtcacgaacatcacagctctcgtccagagccaaggagaaaacgtcaaaattgtccactttgttgtgcagctgaagctccagattttcggcgctgctctccacccgcctcgttacggttcgcctccaaagggtcacattaacgaacgctcctttcttctccgggcatataaacgctgcagagtccaccagactttcttttataaactctccatcagagaatggcttactgtttttggcgattttgtaggatattagaaaactcgtcttgactgctgcatcccttgatgtgagctttggtaaaacaaagt
Encoded here:
- the ptbp2a gene encoding polypyrimidine tract-binding protein 2 isoform X4, with amino-acid sequence MGTEEAAITMVNYYTTVTPHIRNVPVFIQYSNHKELKTDASNQRTQAVLQAVSAVQSPSSDVQEILAAASSPVLRIIIDNMFYPVTLDVLQQIFSKFGTVMKIITFTKNNQFQALLQFSDPVNAQQAKLALDGQNIYNSCCTLRIDFSKLVNLNVKYNNDKSRDYTRPELPAGDGQPSLDPTVAAAFSKDSNSLLGKIPGALNPLSAAAAAAAAAGRVALAGQAGSSGVLLVSNLNEEMVTPQSLFTLFGVYGDVQRVKILYNKKDSALIQMSDSNQAQLAMSHLNGQKMYGKIIRVTLSKHQTVALPRDGLDDQGLTKDYANSPLHRFKKPGSKNFQNIFPPSATLHLSNIPQDVTEDDLRLLFSNAGGTVKAFKFFQDRKMALIQMSTVEEAIQALIDLHNYNMGGNQHLRVSFSKSTI
- the ptbp2a gene encoding polypyrimidine tract-binding protein 2 isoform X3, with amino-acid sequence MDGISDVAVGVKRGSEELNGASNGSDSKKLRVEEAPPSRVIHIRKLPNEASEAEVIALGLPFGKVTNILTLKGKNQAFLEMGTEEAAITMVNYYTTVTPHIRNVPVFIQYSNHKELKTDASNQRTQAVLQAVSAVQSPSSDVQEILAAASSPVLRIIIDNMFYPVTLDVLQQIFSKFGTVMKIITFTKNNQFQALLQFSDPVNAQQAKLALDGQNIYNSCCTLRIDFSKLVNLNVKYNNDKSRDYTRPELPAGDGQPSLDPTVAAAFSKDSNSLLGKIPGALNPLSAAAAAAAAAGRVALAGQAGSSGVLLVSNLNEEMVTPQSLFTLFGVYGDVQRVKILYNKKDSALIQMSDSNQAQLAMSHLNGQKMYGKIIRVTLSKHQTVALPRDGLDDQGLTKDYANSPLHRFKKPGSKNFQNIFPPSATLHLSNIPQDVTEDDLRLLFSNAGGTVKAFKFFQDRKMALIQMSTVEEAIQALIDLHNYNMGGNQHLRVSFSKSTI
- the ptbp2a gene encoding polypyrimidine tract-binding protein 2 isoform X2, which encodes MDGISDVAVGVKRGSEELSMYNSPNSGMSSISDGASNGSDSKKLRVEEAPPSRVIHIRKLPNEASEAEVIALGLPFGKVTNILTLKGKNQAFLEMGTEEAAITMVNYYTTVTPHIRNVPVFIQYSNHKELKTDASNQRTQAVLQAVSAVQSPSSDVQEILAAASSPVLRIIIDNMFYPVTLDVLQQIFSKFGTVMKIITFTKNNQFQALLQFSDPVNAQQAKLALDGQNIYNSCCTLRIDFSKLVNLNVKYNNDKSRDYTRPELPAGDGQPSLDPTVAAAFSKDSNSLLGALNPLSAAAAAAAAAGRVALAGQAGSSGVLLVSNLNEEMVTPQSLFTLFGVYGDVQRVKILYNKKDSALIQMSDSNQAQLAMSHLNGQKMYGKIIRVTLSKHQTVALPRDGLDDQGLTKDYANSPLHRFKKPGSKNFQNIFPPSATLHLSNIPQDVTEDDLRLLFSNAGGTVKAFKFFQDRKMALIQMSTVEEAIQALIDLHNYNMGGNQHLRVSFSKSTI
- the ptbp2a gene encoding polypyrimidine tract-binding protein 2 isoform X1, which translates into the protein MDGISDVAVGVKRGSEELSMYNSPNSGMSSISDGASNGSDSKKLRVEEAPPSRVIHIRKLPNEASEAEVIALGLPFGKVTNILTLKGKNQAFLEMGTEEAAITMVNYYTTVTPHIRNVPVFIQYSNHKELKTDASNQRTQAVLQAVSAVQSPSSDVQEILAAASSPVLRIIIDNMFYPVTLDVLQQIFSKFGTVMKIITFTKNNQFQALLQFSDPVNAQQAKLALDGQNIYNSCCTLRIDFSKLVNLNVKYNNDKSRDYTRPELPAGDGQPSLDPTVAAAFSKDSNSLLGKIPGALNPLSAAAAAAAAAGRVALAGQAGSSGVLLVSNLNEEMVTPQSLFTLFGVYGDVQRVKILYNKKDSALIQMSDSNQAQLAMSHLNGQKMYGKIIRVTLSKHQTVALPRDGLDDQGLTKDYANSPLHRFKKPGSKNFQNIFPPSATLHLSNIPQDVTEDDLRLLFSNAGGTVKAFKFFQDRKMALIQMSTVEEAIQALIDLHNYNMGGNQHLRVSFSKSTI